The DNA sequence TGGAGACGACGGGGTCCCCGGGACCGCCCGTCATCAGTGACAGGGTCGCGTCCGGCACCTGGTTGCACGAGGTGCCGCGGATCTGGCGCACCGCCTCGCCGACCAGGCTCATGCCGTGTACGAAGCCCTCGGCGAGATTGCCGCCGGAGGTGTTGACCGGCAGCGTTCCGGTCGGGGCGACGAGGTTGTCGACGGTGACGAACTCCCCCGCCCCCTCGAGCGTGCAGAAGCCGTGCTCGATCAGGGCGGACACGCCCATCCCCGTCATGTTCTCGTAGATCTGGGCGACGTCGACGTCCCCCGGTCCGTAGCCCGTCTCGCGCCAGAGCCGGTCCGCCACGCCCTGGAAGCCCGCCGACCAGTACGGATCCCCGGACTCCTCCCGCATCCCCCAGCTCCCCGCCGCGCCCATCGGGGCGCCGAGCAGGTAGGCGGGCGTCGGCCGGAGGTCCTTCGCCCGCTCGGCGGACACGAGGATCACGGCGGAGCCGGCGTCGTTCTCCCGCGAGCAGTCGTAGAGCCGGTAGGGCTCGGAGATCCACCGCGAGGCGTCGTAGGTCGCGGCGTCCAGTCCGCTGCGGCCCACGGCCCGCGGGTTGTTCCGGGCGTGGTGGTAGGACACCAACGCCATGTCCCGCAGGGTCCGCGCGGGAACGCCCTCGGCCTCGATGAGCCGCATGGAGCGCAGCGCGCACATCTGTGCCGGCACCTCGATGCCGTTGACCAGCTGCTGGGCCGGGGTGTCCCCCTGTCCGACGTCGACGTTGCCCCGGCTGCCCCGGAACTCCGACATCGCCCGGTAGACGGCGACGATCTCGGCCTGGCCGGTGACGATCGCCGTCGCGGCCAGCCCGAGTGCACCCGGGATCCCGCCGCCGTGTGTCCAGGCCAGCGCACCGAAGCGCAGCTCCCTGGTACCCAGTGCGGCCATCATCCGCTGGCCCTCCGCGCGTTCCGCACCGTAGGAGACGAACCCGTCGATGTCCGCCGGGTCGATCCCCGCGTCCTCGGCGGCGGCCACGATCGCCCGCAGCGCCAGCTTGAGTGCGGGCTCGCCACTGGTCCCACGCTTGTGGAACGGCGTGTCGCCGAGCCCGACGACCGCCGTGGTCCCCCTCAGCACGACAGGCTCCAGCGGAGCGCGGCGTAGCCCCGCGTCCGCGCCGACGGCGGGTCGATGTGCCCGGTCACCGGCGCTCCGATCGCGACGGCCGTGTCCGGTCCGGCCAGCCTCCCGAGGACCCGGGCGCCCGCCGCGGCGGGCAGCTCGGCCACCACCACGACGTAGGGGACCTCCCGGGTCCGGCCGACCCCGGCGTGGACCCGGGTCCACGAGAAGATCCGGCCCTCCATCGCCGTCGGCTCCCAGCGCTGTTCCCAGCCCCCACACGCCGCGCACCGGTGGTGCGCGGGCCACGTCCAGGCCGCGCAGCCGGCGCAGCGCGGCAGCCGGAACTCGCCGTCCTCCAGGGACTCCCAGAAGCCGTCGTCGGCCCCGATCCCCCCGGGGATCCGGTGCTCGTGGAACGAGTACCCCATGATCAGCCCCAGTGCCGGGGGTCGGCGAGTGCGGCGGCCATCCAGCGGTGGAAGTGCTGGTTGGCGATCTCGTTGCGGCCGAAGTGGAGCGGCCCGATGTCGGTGTTCGAGACGGCCTTCTGCAGGCCCTCGTTGACCACGATGTCCTCGTCCTGCAGGACCGCCTGGAGAATGGTCCAGTTCTTCTCCCACCGCGCCGTCAGCTCGTCGGTGGTGGCGGGCTCGCGGGTCAGGATCCGCATCTGCATCCGGGTACCGACGGCCGTGTGCGGCGCGGGTACGAAGTTGAGCACCTCGAGGTGGTCCGGCTGGCGCAGCACGCTCATGTTGGGCATGAGGAAGTGCGCGACGGTGAGGTGCCGGTTCACGTCCACGGTCGCCGGGTCCTGGCCGCGGATCGTGTCGATGCTCCTGCGTGCGGAGACCATCCGTCCGTGGCGGCCCATCGGCTGCCAGGTCTGGGCGTTGTTGTGGAAGTACGGCGCGACGGTCCCGGTGTGGGCGTACGCGATGTGGTACCCGTCGAGGAAGGCGTCCATCAGGACCTTCCAGTTGATCTCCAGATCGAAGTTGCCGGCCCGGTGGCAGTGGTAGCGGTCCATCTCCATCGCGCCCAGCGAGGCGTCGAGGTCCGGGCCGAGCCACTCGCCGACGTCGATCTTCCGGCCGGGGGCGGCGGAGTCCACCGCCCAGACGAAGCCGTGCCGCTCCTCGGCCGGGACCTCCTTGAGCCCCAGGCAGGTCGTGTCCATCTCGCCGAAGGTCGACCCGTCCGCGATGGCGCGCAGGCTGCCGTCGCCGCCGTAGGACCAGCCGTGGTAGCGGCAGGAGAAGAAGCGCCGGTTGCCCGAGTCCTCGTTCACCAGCCGGGCGCCGCGGTGTCGGCAGGTGTTGACGAACGCCCGGACCTGCCCGTCCCGCTGCCGCACGAGCACGACCTCGTTGTTGGGCAGCTGCACGGTCAGGTAGTCGTTCGGCTTCGGCAGCTCGGTGCCGTGCGCGGCGATGATCGGGACGTAGCCGAACAGCTCGGCGCGCTCACGGGCGGCGAGCTCCGGATCGCGGTAGACGCCCGGGTCGATCTCCAGGACGCCGGGCGCCATGTCGGTGGTGCCGTTGTCCAGGTGGTCGAACATGGTGCGGGCCAGGCCCGCCGCGGTCTCGGCGTCATAGGGGAAGGCAGGGTAGAGCCCGGGGTCGGCCATGGTGGTGGGTCCTTCTCGGGTGGTCAGGACAGGTCAGGACGCGGGACGGAACTGCATGCTCTTGATCTCGACGAACTCCTCCAGCCCGAACGCGCCGCCCTCGCGGCCGTGCCCGGACTGCTTGAAGCCACCGAAGGGCGCGGCACCGTTGAAGCCGCCGCCGTTGACCTCGATCTGGGTGGCCCGGATGCGCCGTGCAACGACCTCGGCGCGGGCGGTGTCGGTGGACCAGACGGCGCCCGCGATCCCGAAGATCGTGCCGTTCGCGATCTCGACGGCCTCGTCCTCGGTGTCGAACGGGATGATCGACAGCACCGGCCCGAAGATCTCCTCCTGCGCCACGGTCGCGTCCGGCGCGACGTCGGAGAGCACCGTGGGCGCCACGAAGTAGCCGGGCCCGTCCAGCGGCTCGGTCGAGCCGGTGACCAGGCGGGCGCCCTCGGCGACGCCGGTCCGGACGTAGCCGAGGACCGTGTCACGCTGGTCCGCGGTGACCAGCGGGCCCAGCTTGGTGGCGTCCGCGGCCGGGTCGCCCGGGACGTAGAGCTCGGCCGCCCGCTTCGCCAGCTCCTCCGCGACGGCGAGGCGCTCGCGCGGGACGAGCATGCGGGTCTGCGCGTTGCAGGACTGACCGCCGTTCATGTAGCAGGCCCGCACCGTGTGCGGCACCGCCTTCGCGAACTCCTCGTCGGTGAGGTCCGGCAGCAGCACGGCGGCGCTCTTGCCGCCGAGCTCCAGCGACACCCGTTTCACGGTGCCCGCGGAGAGCTCGATGATCCGCTTCCCGACGGCGTTCGAGCCGGTGAAGCTGACCATGTCGACGTCGGGGTGGCGCACCAGCGCCTCCCCCGCGACGTGGCCGTACCCGTGGACGAGGTTGAACACCCCGGCCGGCACGCCCACCGCGTCGACCGCCTCTGCCAGCAGGTTCGCGGTGAGCGGCGCGACCTCGCTGGCCTTGACCACGACCGTGCAGCCCGCGACGAGTGCGGCCCCGATCTTGGCGGTGATCTGGTGCAGCGGGTAGTTCCAGGGCGTGATGGCACCGACGACACCGACCGGCTCCCGCACGACCACCGAGTTGCGCAGCGGCTGCTCCCACGGGAAGCCGGCCGCCGCCGTCACCGCCTCGCGCAGGTCG is a window from the Pseudonocardia sp. HH130629-09 genome containing:
- a CDS encoding thiolase C-terminal domain-containing protein — translated: MLRGTTAVVGLGDTPFHKRGTSGEPALKLALRAIVAAAEDAGIDPADIDGFVSYGAERAEGQRMMAALGTRELRFGALAWTHGGGIPGALGLAATAIVTGQAEIVAVYRAMSEFRGSRGNVDVGQGDTPAQQLVNGIEVPAQMCALRSMRLIEAEGVPARTLRDMALVSYHHARNNPRAVGRSGLDAATYDASRWISEPYRLYDCSRENDAGSAVILVSAERAKDLRPTPAYLLGAPMGAAGSWGMREESGDPYWSAGFQGVADRLWRETGYGPGDVDVAQIYENMTGMGVSALIEHGFCTLEGAGEFVTVDNLVAPTGTLPVNTSGGNLAEGFVHGMSLVGEAVRQIRGTSCNQVPDATLSLMTGGPGDPVVSTALLAGSAAL
- a CDS encoding Zn-ribbon domain-containing OB-fold protein is translated as MGYSFHEHRIPGGIGADDGFWESLEDGEFRLPRCAGCAAWTWPAHHRCAACGGWEQRWEPTAMEGRIFSWTRVHAGVGRTREVPYVVVVAELPAAAGARVLGRLAGPDTAVAIGAPVTGHIDPPSARTRGYAALRWSLSC
- a CDS encoding aromatic ring-hydroxylating oxygenase subunit alpha, with product MADPGLYPAFPYDAETAAGLARTMFDHLDNGTTDMAPGVLEIDPGVYRDPELAARERAELFGYVPIIAAHGTELPKPNDYLTVQLPNNEVVLVRQRDGQVRAFVNTCRHRGARLVNEDSGNRRFFSCRYHGWSYGGDGSLRAIADGSTFGEMDTTCLGLKEVPAEERHGFVWAVDSAAPGRKIDVGEWLGPDLDASLGAMEMDRYHCHRAGNFDLEINWKVLMDAFLDGYHIAYAHTGTVAPYFHNNAQTWQPMGRHGRMVSARRSIDTIRGQDPATVDVNRHLTVAHFLMPNMSVLRQPDHLEVLNFVPAPHTAVGTRMQMRILTREPATTDELTARWEKNWTILQAVLQDEDIVVNEGLQKAVSNTDIGPLHFGRNEIANQHFHRWMAAALADPRHWG
- a CDS encoding aldehyde dehydrogenase family protein, whose product is MSEVGTPRRTARWAQVGLGVLDLREAVTAAAGFPWEQPLRNSVVVREPVGVVGAITPWNYPLHQITAKIGAALVAGCTVVVKASEVAPLTANLLAEAVDAVGVPAGVFNLVHGYGHVAGEALVRHPDVDMVSFTGSNAVGKRIIELSAGTVKRVSLELGGKSAAVLLPDLTDEEFAKAVPHTVRACYMNGGQSCNAQTRMLVPRERLAVAEELAKRAAELYVPGDPAADATKLGPLVTADQRDTVLGYVRTGVAEGARLVTGSTEPLDGPGYFVAPTVLSDVAPDATVAQEEIFGPVLSIIPFDTEDEAVEIANGTIFGIAGAVWSTDTARAEVVARRIRATQIEVNGGGFNGAAPFGGFKQSGHGREGGAFGLEEFVEIKSMQFRPAS